A genomic stretch from Anaerolinea thermophila UNI-1 includes:
- a CDS encoding response regulator transcription factor — MSSDKAKILLIEGKRADHPSFLTGLTRKGYDVESVPNGNSAVEQLNTFEPDVIIIDAASMRTSGKRICHALRLRAGDIPILLIVDPQSAGKNPRESLADVVLTTPLTLQKLLNRLRPLVPAQSKHVLQAGPIWLDPAQRLVRVGNRQSSLTPRLVTILRILMEHPGEVIERNSLFQQAWNTDYTEDTRTLDVHISWLRRAIEVDYRHPQLIKTIRGVGYRLDIEETPPY; from the coding sequence GTGAGTTCCGACAAAGCCAAAATCCTTCTCATTGAAGGGAAACGAGCCGACCACCCTTCCTTCTTAACAGGATTGACCCGCAAGGGCTACGATGTGGAAAGTGTTCCGAACGGAAATTCGGCTGTAGAGCAGCTAAACACCTTTGAACCCGATGTCATCATCATTGATGCGGCTTCCATGCGCACCAGCGGCAAACGTATTTGCCATGCCCTGCGTTTACGCGCTGGCGATATCCCTATCCTGCTGATTGTAGACCCTCAATCTGCGGGCAAGAACCCGCGCGAATCGCTGGCAGATGTAGTTCTGACCACCCCTCTGACCTTGCAGAAATTGCTCAACCGTCTGCGCCCCCTGGTTCCTGCCCAGAGCAAACACGTCCTTCAAGCCGGTCCAATCTGGCTGGATCCGGCTCAACGACTGGTGCGGGTGGGCAATCGTCAAAGCAGTTTGACCCCCCGTCTGGTGACCATCCTGCGCATATTAATGGAACATCCCGGCGAGGTCATCGAGCGCAACAGCCTCTTCCAGCAAGCCTGGAATACCGATTACACCGAAGACACCCGCACACTGGACGTGCATATCTCATGGCTGCGCCGCGCCATTGAGGTAGATTACCGCCATCCCCAATTGATCAAGACCATTCGCGGTGTGGGTTACCGGCTGGATATTGAAGAAACTCCGCCCTATTAA
- a CDS encoding bifunctional nuclease family protein, with translation MSKMVEVVIDSVRVSLTNQQRIVVLREVNTERYLPIWIGPYEAEAITIALQEIEVARPQTHDLLKNVLNALNARLLRIEVVALRDEVFYGNLVVEVNGRILNIDSRPSDALALAVRAHVPILVSREVMDVAGVTPEDDLRSATSRTSSAPLAPPTPPTSSEAEVDTSEERLSVFEDFLANLNLDKLEDEEDEGDEDEKPDK, from the coding sequence ATGTCTAAAATGGTTGAGGTGGTCATTGACAGCGTGCGGGTGAGTTTAACCAACCAGCAACGCATTGTCGTGTTACGCGAGGTGAACACCGAACGATATTTACCCATCTGGATTGGACCTTACGAAGCAGAAGCCATTACGATTGCTTTGCAGGAAATCGAAGTTGCCCGTCCTCAAACGCATGACTTATTAAAGAACGTGTTAAATGCCCTGAATGCCCGTCTTTTGCGTATCGAAGTGGTGGCTCTGCGCGATGAAGTGTTTTATGGGAATCTGGTCGTGGAAGTCAATGGACGTATTCTGAATATTGACTCACGTCCATCCGATGCGCTGGCACTGGCGGTGCGTGCGCATGTACCCATTCTGGTTTCCCGTGAGGTCATGGATGTGGCGGGGGTGACCCCCGAGGACGACCTGCGCAGTGCTACCTCGCGCACATCCTCTGCTCCCCTGGCTCCGCCTACCCCCCCGACTTCATCTGAGGCTGAGGTGGATACCAGTGAGGAACGCCTTTCCGTCTTCGAGGATTTCCTGGCAAATCTCAATCTGGATAAACTGGAAGATGAAGAGGATGAGGGCGACGAAGACGAAAAGCCGGATAAGTAG
- the dnaB gene encoding replicative DNA helicase has translation MSDWMPEEVASTEVQGPPHSREAEEAVLGAVLIDPEAYYNLAQFLHPEDFYLVRNRWIWEAFTRLHERRIPIDFLTVQQELEQQGRLAEVGGVTYLMSLINQTPSSMNAEAYARVVEEHSLRRKMIAAANEMAQLAYDRRTSVDTLIDTAEKSIFTVSERRVRRDLQPIQTVLSEVYDRVDKLSQRSDEIMGVPTGLVDLDRLLGGLQKSDLLIVAGRPGMGKTGFMLSVMKNAAQKYKKHVAMFSLEMSNEQLVQRLIAQETGIDTQRLRTGKLNEDEWPRFIHAIEVLSETHIFLDDTPAITPMQLRTKCRRLHMEYELDLIIVDYLQLMSGDVRTDNRVQEVSYISRNLKILARELNVPVLAAAQLSRAVEQRADKRPVLSDLRESGSLEQDADVVMFIHRPDALDKDSPRANLAEIIVAKHRNGPTHGGIELVFLNNLARFENAAPAPGMGRR, from the coding sequence ATGTCTGACTGGATGCCGGAAGAAGTTGCGTCAACCGAGGTACAGGGGCCCCCTCACAGCCGAGAAGCCGAAGAAGCCGTGCTGGGTGCGGTGCTGATTGATCCTGAGGCTTACTACAACCTTGCCCAATTCCTGCACCCCGAGGATTTTTACCTGGTGCGCAACCGCTGGATTTGGGAAGCCTTTACGCGATTGCACGAGCGGCGCATTCCCATCGATTTCCTCACCGTGCAACAGGAACTGGAGCAACAGGGCAGGCTCGCAGAGGTAGGTGGTGTAACCTACCTGATGTCATTGATTAATCAAACCCCGTCTTCGATGAATGCCGAAGCCTATGCCCGGGTGGTGGAAGAGCATTCTCTACGCCGTAAGATGATTGCCGCCGCCAACGAAATGGCGCAGTTAGCCTATGACCGCCGCACTTCGGTGGATACCCTGATTGATACGGCAGAAAAGTCCATCTTCACCGTCAGCGAGCGCCGCGTCCGCCGCGATTTACAACCCATTCAAACCGTGCTGAGCGAAGTTTATGACCGGGTGGACAAACTCTCCCAGCGCAGTGATGAGATTATGGGCGTGCCCACCGGTTTGGTGGACCTTGACCGTCTGCTGGGGGGATTACAGAAGTCGGATTTGCTCATCGTCGCCGGGCGTCCGGGCATGGGGAAAACCGGTTTCATGCTCTCGGTCATGAAGAATGCCGCTCAGAAGTACAAAAAGCATGTTGCCATGTTCTCGCTGGAGATGTCCAACGAACAACTGGTTCAGCGTCTCATCGCTCAGGAAACCGGCATTGATACCCAGCGCCTGCGCACGGGTAAACTCAATGAAGACGAATGGCCCCGCTTCATCCACGCCATCGAGGTGCTTTCCGAAACTCACATTTTCCTCGATGATACTCCCGCCATTACCCCCATGCAGTTGCGCACCAAGTGCCGCCGTCTGCACATGGAGTATGAACTGGACCTGATCATTGTGGACTACCTGCAGTTGATGAGCGGTGACGTGCGCACGGATAACCGCGTTCAGGAAGTCTCTTACATCTCCCGTAACCTGAAGATTCTGGCGCGTGAACTCAACGTGCCGGTGCTGGCGGCGGCGCAGTTGTCGCGTGCTGTGGAACAGCGTGCCGACAAACGCCCGGTGCTTTCCGATCTGCGTGAATCGGGTAGTCTGGAGCAGGATGCCGATGTGGTCATGTTCATCCACCGCCCCGATGCGCTGGATAAGGACAGTCCGCGCGCCAACCTGGCGGAGATTATTGTTGCCAAGCACCGTAACGGTCCCACTCATGGCGGTATTGAACTGGTTTTCCTGAACAACCTGGCGCGCTTCGAGAATGCTGCACCTGCTCCGGGGATGGGAAGGAGATAG
- a CDS encoding DnaD domain-containing protein, whose translation MAFQGFPAGKVRMVPIPEPFFTELLPQVDHLGELQVILYALWYVSRMEAPIRFLAYQDFARDEMLMRTLGGPHQLEDALERAVQRGVFLRVLPEGKSLKEALYFLNTPRGRAAIEAIQRGEWHPESEPHPTVTLVVERPNIYRLYEDNIGPLTPLIADLLEEAEKTYPQTWIEEAFQIAVERNVRNWKYIQAILKSWQEEGRDGENRRSSEENRRRYVEGKYADFIEH comes from the coding sequence GTGGCGTTTCAAGGCTTTCCTGCTGGCAAAGTGCGCATGGTGCCTATCCCGGAGCCGTTTTTCACCGAACTGCTCCCGCAGGTGGACCATCTGGGCGAGTTGCAGGTGATTCTCTATGCCTTGTGGTACGTTTCCCGCATGGAAGCCCCCATTCGTTTTTTAGCATATCAGGATTTTGCTCGTGATGAGATGCTCATGCGGACCCTGGGCGGTCCCCATCAATTGGAGGATGCCCTGGAACGCGCTGTGCAGCGTGGGGTGTTCCTGCGGGTTTTGCCCGAGGGAAAAAGCCTGAAGGAAGCCCTGTATTTCCTTAACACTCCGCGCGGACGTGCCGCCATTGAAGCCATTCAGCGCGGCGAGTGGCACCCTGAATCTGAACCGCATCCGACAGTCACGCTGGTGGTAGAGCGTCCGAATATTTACCGCCTGTACGAGGATAATATCGGCCCGCTCACCCCGTTGATTGCCGATTTGCTGGAAGAAGCCGAAAAAACGTACCCGCAAACATGGATAGAAGAAGCCTTTCAAATTGCGGTGGAGCGCAATGTACGCAACTGGAAGTATATCCAGGCAATTCTGAAATCTTGGCAGGAGGAAGGTCGGGATGGAGAAAATAGACGGTCCTCTGAAGAGAATCGCCGACGCTATGTCGAAGGCAAATACGCCGACTTCATCGAACACTGA
- a CDS encoding ATP-binding protein has protein sequence MEKIDGPLKRIADAMSKANTPTSSNTESQSSATFRGDPNCPICGGIGFVRRDLPIDHPDFGKVEICSCRSAEVMRATFQRAYRASNLQALEKMTFATFNPRGRHGQGEAMVRSLENAFEQAQKYAHSLNGWLLLIGGYGVGKTHLAAAIAHEAVSLGVPTLFLTVPDLLDWLRYAYDAPDDTFEARFEEIRNIRLLVLDDLGTQNATAWAQEKLYQIFNHRYIHRLSTVITTNQALEEIEGRIQSRLRDIELVNTVRIEAQDYRQPLEDTTKPRLSALPLYSRMTFGTFHFREKEKNITSEERANLRRAFEIAYEFAENPRGWLVLSGDYGCGKTHLAAAIGNYQASLGNPPLFVVVPDLLDHLRSTFSPTSNVSYDEVFEEVRSAKLLILDDLGTQSATPWAREKLYQIINHRYIAELPTVITTSSKPEEIDPRIRSRMLDRRLCTWFAIQAPTYLPTEERRTTRGRKPSLG, from the coding sequence ATGGAGAAAATAGACGGTCCTCTGAAGAGAATCGCCGACGCTATGTCGAAGGCAAATACGCCGACTTCATCGAACACTGAGTCCCAATCCTCTGCCACTTTCCGTGGTGATCCCAACTGCCCCATTTGTGGTGGGATTGGTTTTGTGCGCCGTGACCTGCCCATCGACCATCCTGACTTTGGGAAGGTGGAAATTTGTTCCTGCCGTTCTGCTGAGGTGATGCGGGCAACCTTTCAACGCGCTTACCGTGCCAGCAATTTGCAGGCGCTGGAAAAGATGACTTTTGCCACCTTCAATCCCCGAGGACGCCATGGGCAGGGTGAGGCGATGGTGCGTTCGCTGGAAAATGCTTTCGAGCAGGCGCAGAAGTATGCCCATTCGCTCAACGGCTGGCTTCTGCTGATTGGCGGTTATGGGGTGGGCAAGACTCACCTGGCGGCTGCCATTGCACACGAAGCCGTCTCGCTGGGTGTGCCTACGCTCTTCCTCACCGTTCCCGACCTGCTGGACTGGCTGCGTTATGCTTACGATGCCCCCGATGACACTTTTGAAGCCCGCTTTGAGGAAATCCGCAACATCCGCCTGCTGGTGCTGGACGACTTGGGTACGCAAAACGCCACTGCCTGGGCGCAGGAAAAACTCTATCAGATTTTTAATCACCGCTACATTCACCGCCTGTCCACGGTGATTACCACCAATCAGGCGCTGGAAGAAATTGAGGGGCGTATCCAGTCCCGCCTGCGCGATATAGAACTGGTTAATACCGTGCGCATTGAAGCCCAGGACTATCGCCAACCGCTGGAAGATACCACCAAACCACGCCTTTCTGCTCTGCCGTTGTACAGTCGCATGACCTTTGGCACGTTTCATTTCCGTGAGAAGGAAAAGAACATCACCTCTGAAGAGCGCGCCAACTTGCGCAGAGCCTTTGAGATTGCCTATGAGTTTGCTGAGAACCCCCGCGGTTGGCTGGTGCTTTCGGGCGATTATGGCTGTGGCAAGACTCATTTAGCCGCCGCAATTGGCAACTATCAAGCCAGTTTGGGCAACCCGCCTTTGTTTGTAGTAGTCCCCGACTTGCTCGACCACCTGCGCTCAACCTTCAGCCCGACTTCTAACGTCTCTTATGATGAGGTATTTGAGGAAGTGCGTTCGGCAAAACTGCTCATCCTGGATGATTTGGGGACGCAGAGCGCTACCCCGTGGGCGCGTGAAAAACTTTATCAGATTATCAACCACCGCTACATCGCCGAGTTGCCCACGGTAATTACAACATCCAGTAAGCCCGAAGAAATTGACCCGCGCATTCGCAGCCGCATGCTGGATCGCCGTTTGTGCACCTGGTTTGCCATTCAAGCCCCTACTTACCTGCCCACAGAGGAGCGCCGTACAACGCGAGGGCGCAAGCCTTCTCTGGGCTAG
- a CDS encoding D-2-hydroxyacid dehydrogenase, which translates to MEINLRAPVEVLITLPLKEEVLQPVRDLSPHINLTVIPARRPEDIPAEVWAKTEVLYTDRVLPAPEQVPALRWLQFHFAGIDFAVDSPLLQKEDLKVTNLSGAAAAQTAEFALTMMLALAHRLPALMQAQSRAEWAHDRWERFRPVELRFSTVGIVGYGSIGRELARLLQPLGVKVLACKRDVRHPQDEEYIPEGMGDPQGIYFTRLYPYQALRTMFRECDFAVVTVPLTPQTRGMIGADELAALKPGAFLVVVGRGGVVDETALLEALQEKRLGGVALDVFAEEPLAPTSPLWKAPNLIISPHIAGLSVHYDERAMALFATNLRRYIQGERLYNLYEPERGY; encoded by the coding sequence ATGGAGATTAACCTGCGCGCCCCCGTCGAAGTATTGATCACCCTGCCTTTGAAGGAAGAAGTGCTTCAACCCGTTCGGGATCTCAGTCCACACATCAACCTGACGGTCATCCCCGCCCGCCGCCCGGAAGACATCCCCGCCGAAGTGTGGGCAAAAACCGAGGTGCTCTACACCGACCGCGTCCTGCCCGCCCCCGAACAGGTGCCCGCCCTGCGCTGGCTGCAATTCCATTTTGCCGGCATTGACTTTGCCGTGGATTCGCCCCTTTTGCAGAAAGAGGACTTGAAAGTGACCAACCTCAGCGGAGCTGCTGCCGCGCAAACCGCCGAATTTGCCCTCACCATGATGCTGGCGCTGGCGCACCGCCTGCCCGCTCTCATGCAAGCCCAGAGCCGCGCAGAATGGGCGCACGACCGTTGGGAACGCTTTCGTCCTGTTGAACTGCGCTTCAGCACGGTAGGCATTGTGGGGTATGGCTCCATTGGGCGGGAACTGGCGCGCCTGCTCCAACCGCTGGGCGTGAAGGTGCTGGCATGCAAGCGCGATGTGCGCCATCCCCAGGATGAGGAATACATCCCTGAAGGCATGGGCGACCCCCAGGGAATTTATTTCACCCGCCTCTATCCCTACCAGGCCCTGCGCACCATGTTCCGCGAGTGCGACTTTGCCGTGGTCACTGTGCCGCTTACCCCGCAAACGCGGGGGATGATTGGTGCGGATGAATTGGCGGCGCTCAAACCAGGGGCTTTTCTGGTGGTCGTCGGGCGCGGCGGCGTGGTGGATGAAACTGCCCTGCTGGAAGCCCTGCAGGAAAAAAGGTTGGGCGGGGTGGCACTGGATGTCTTTGCTGAAGAACCGCTGGCGCCTACCAGCCCGCTGTGGAAAGCGCCTAACCTCATTATCAGTCCGCACATTGCAGGATTGAGCGTGCATTATGATGAGCGCGCCATGGCATTATTCGCCACCAACCTGCGGCGTTACATTCAGGGGGAAAGATTATATAATCTATACGAACCCGAACGCGGGTACTAG
- a CDS encoding sensor histidine kinase: MDETSRTTLELLYNISRELTSDLDLRTVLSRVLMLSSRHVGAERASIIVLDGNQAVEGALIVNDLLLERSVEHWNNVLQDGLAGWVFRNRQAVMLSDTSQDERWAQRPDDAVSRTGAKSAICVPVMAREQVVGILTIVHPRPHFFNQEHLALVQSIADQAGIAIYNARLYDSLQAVTRRYRELFDDSIDPICITGLNGQILESNRQAIALTGYPAEVLVGKTMQELLKLPAEWLKDHVETLGAGQTLHQEALLWTASLSTVPVEVHVRKVAFPNGDVLQWILQDITERKQLDALRDDLMAMVYHDLRSPLSNIISSLEMLNMLLPVSDDENLRALLSIAIRSTGRMQRLINTLLDIYRLEAGQPITSRAMTEIAPLVYEAVDTILPVAENKGQQVDVQIEPNLPPLNIDADMIRRVLINLLDNATKYTLFKGKITLSVYRKGERVEFAVRDNGPGIPPDALEVIFDKFARLQSERFPKGIGLGLAFCRLAVRSHGGEIWVESKLNEGSCFTFALPIPQTEDGLSMKNN, translated from the coding sequence ATGGATGAAACTTCACGAACCACGCTGGAACTGCTGTACAACATCAGCCGGGAACTGACCTCGGATCTGGATTTGCGCACCGTGCTTTCGCGGGTGCTGATGCTTTCCAGCCGCCACGTGGGTGCAGAGCGTGCCAGCATCATTGTGCTGGATGGCAATCAAGCCGTAGAAGGCGCTCTGATCGTCAACGATTTGCTCCTGGAGCGCAGTGTAGAACACTGGAATAATGTATTGCAAGACGGACTGGCGGGGTGGGTTTTCCGCAATCGTCAGGCGGTCATGCTCAGCGATACCAGTCAGGATGAACGCTGGGCGCAGCGCCCTGATGATGCCGTAAGCCGCACAGGAGCAAAATCTGCCATTTGTGTGCCGGTAATGGCGCGCGAGCAGGTGGTGGGTATTCTCACCATCGTTCACCCCAGACCGCACTTTTTCAATCAGGAACATCTGGCACTGGTGCAGTCCATAGCCGATCAGGCAGGCATTGCCATTTATAATGCCCGCCTCTATGACTCATTGCAGGCGGTGACCCGCCGCTACCGCGAATTGTTCGATGACAGCATTGATCCCATTTGCATTACCGGGTTGAACGGGCAGATTCTGGAATCTAACCGTCAGGCAATTGCGCTGACGGGGTATCCCGCCGAAGTGCTGGTGGGGAAAACCATGCAGGAGTTGCTCAAACTCCCTGCGGAATGGCTGAAAGACCATGTAGAAACGCTGGGGGCAGGGCAGACCCTGCATCAGGAAGCCCTCTTGTGGACGGCGAGTTTGTCCACTGTGCCGGTCGAAGTGCATGTCCGCAAGGTGGCTTTTCCCAATGGGGACGTACTGCAGTGGATTTTACAGGATATTACCGAGCGCAAGCAGTTGGATGCTCTGCGCGATGACCTGATGGCAATGGTCTATCACGATTTACGCTCGCCGCTCTCCAATATCATTTCCAGCCTTGAGATGCTCAACATGCTTCTTCCGGTGAGCGATGATGAAAACCTGCGGGCGTTGCTCAGCATTGCCATTCGCTCTACCGGACGCATGCAGAGGCTGATTAACACCCTGCTGGATATCTACCGCCTGGAAGCCGGTCAGCCCATCACCAGCCGTGCGATGACGGAGATTGCCCCACTGGTGTATGAAGCCGTGGATACCATCCTGCCGGTGGCGGAGAATAAGGGGCAACAGGTGGATGTGCAAATCGAGCCGAACCTGCCGCCGTTGAACATTGACGCCGATATGATTCGGCGGGTACTGATCAATCTGCTGGACAACGCTACCAAGTACACCCTGTTCAAAGGGAAAATCACCCTCTCGGTGTACCGCAAGGGCGAGCGGGTGGAGTTTGCTGTGCGCGATAACGGTCCCGGCATTCCCCCGGATGCGCTGGAAGTTATCTTCGATAAATTTGCCCGCTTGCAATCCGAACGCTTCCCCAAAGGCATTGGGCTGGGGCTGGCGTTTTGCCGCCTGGCAGTGCGTTCGCATGGGGGAGAAATCTGGGTGGAAAGTAAACTCAACGAGGGGAGTTGCTTTACGTTTGCTCTGCCCATCCCGCAAACCGAGGATGGTCTCTCCATGAAGAACAACTGA
- a CDS encoding DUF3592 domain-containing protein: MNPQASLKKILLTDYGAFLGWMIPMAYLGVILLQFFLGETLEVILRLALVLLPLSLAGLALAFWRVRLIRRVIEEGVQMPATIVRASFFRGRGRVEVVYTYQGERVVSGNVVMKNKLTSAFQLGTPVTVMVDREKPRRAFILELYAEDD; this comes from the coding sequence ATGAATCCGCAAGCCTCTCTTAAGAAGATTTTGCTCACCGATTACGGAGCTTTTTTGGGGTGGATGATCCCCATGGCTTACCTTGGGGTCATCCTTTTGCAGTTCTTTCTGGGTGAAACGCTTGAAGTCATTCTGCGGTTAGCGCTGGTGCTGTTGCCGTTGAGTCTGGCAGGGCTGGCATTGGCTTTCTGGCGCGTGCGGTTGATTCGCCGGGTGATTGAGGAAGGGGTGCAAATGCCTGCAACGATTGTGCGGGCATCCTTCTTCCGCGGGCGCGGCAGGGTAGAGGTGGTGTACACCTATCAGGGGGAGCGCGTTGTCAGCGGGAATGTGGTCATGAAGAACAAACTCACCAGTGCTTTCCAACTTGGCACGCCTGTCACTGTCATGGTCGATCGAGAAAAACCGCGGCGGGCATTTATCCTCGAACTTTACGCTGAGGATGATTGA
- a CDS encoding dihydrofolate reductase family protein: MSLETTSLVPIRCSVFMALSLDGFIARPDGGLDWLPQPEPGEDYGYTRFIETVDTVLMGRNTFDQVLTFPEYPYADQSVVVLTTRPLALPAHLAGKVQWMQGEPAQILARLAEQGARHVYVDGGETIRRFLRAGLIQDIILTHVPVLLGRGIPLFGDLDGEIPLEHVETVVYTRGLVQSRYRVLLKG; encoded by the coding sequence ATGAGCCTTGAAACAACCTCCCTTGTGCCGATACGCTGTTCCGTCTTCATGGCTCTATCGCTGGATGGCTTCATTGCCCGCCCTGACGGCGGGCTGGACTGGCTTCCTCAGCCTGAGCCGGGCGAAGATTACGGCTATACCCGTTTTATTGAAACGGTGGATACCGTCTTGATGGGTCGAAACACCTTTGACCAGGTGTTGACCTTTCCCGAATACCCGTATGCCGACCAGAGCGTGGTGGTGCTGACCACCCGTCCACTGGCGTTACCCGCGCATCTCGCCGGTAAAGTCCAATGGATGCAGGGCGAGCCAGCGCAAATCCTTGCCAGGCTGGCAGAGCAGGGGGCGCGCCATGTGTATGTGGATGGCGGTGAGACCATCCGCCGCTTTTTGCGCGCCGGCTTGATTCAGGACATAATTCTGACCCACGTGCCGGTTTTGCTGGGGCGGGGTATCCCGTTGTTTGGAGACCTGGACGGTGAGATTCCACTGGAGCATGTCGAGACGGTAGTTTATACTCGCGGGCTGGTGCAGAGCCGTTACCGCGTTTTATTGAAAGGATAG
- a CDS encoding carbon-nitrogen hydrolase family protein: MMRLALIPLAIVPREKEQNIYKFECLLEYLLPKRPDLMLLPECAFTGYLYEESDLHEFAEPLDGFTITRMAHLARRHGVALAFGFLERASEGVYDSAVLLDRQGNLSMLYRKISEQAPFLCGTHAGIIETEWGKLGMLMCGDLFHEEALATLSRDMRLLLVPMSRGFDGRSPDAERWEREERSAYVEAVRQAGVPAALVNSLEQDTPEGAFGGAMLVDAEGKVLAESPHGSDMPLFVEFQ, encoded by the coding sequence ATGATGCGTCTGGCTTTAATTCCTCTTGCCATTGTTCCAAGAGAGAAAGAGCAGAATATCTACAAATTTGAATGCCTGCTGGAGTATCTTCTTCCCAAACGCCCTGATTTGATGCTTTTGCCCGAATGTGCTTTCACCGGTTACCTGTACGAAGAATCTGACCTGCACGAGTTTGCCGAACCGCTGGATGGCTTTACCATCACCCGAATGGCACATCTTGCCCGTCGGCATGGGGTAGCGCTTGCTTTTGGTTTTCTGGAACGCGCTTCTGAAGGGGTGTACGACTCGGCGGTGTTGCTGGATCGTCAGGGCAACCTTTCCATGCTTTACCGCAAAATTTCTGAGCAGGCGCCTTTCCTGTGCGGGACACATGCCGGTATTATTGAGACCGAATGGGGCAAATTGGGGATGTTGATGTGCGGGGATCTCTTTCATGAAGAAGCGCTGGCAACATTATCCCGTGATATGCGTCTGTTGCTGGTGCCGATGTCCAGAGGATTCGATGGGCGCTCTCCCGATGCAGAACGCTGGGAGCGCGAAGAGCGCTCCGCCTATGTCGAAGCTGTGCGCCAGGCAGGGGTGCCGGCAGCGCTGGTCAACAGTTTGGAGCAGGATACCCCCGAAGGGGCATTCGGTGGTGCCATGCTGGTGGATGCAGAAGGCAAGGTTCTGGCAGAATCGCCACATGGTAGCGATATGCCCCTGTTTGTGGAATTTCAGTAA
- a CDS encoding ABC transporter permease, with product MKRSIPLRSFLTAAWLGWQIESNWTDPFLFATYSIVKPVAGAAILVIMYAIVTQAQFDSPVFAYLFLGNALYQYVPAVLSGVSWTIIDDREHYRTLKYIYVAPVNIPFYLFGRAVAKFIIGTIGVVITIAAGVLFLHVRIDWAQVNWGLFFLSLVLGIIMMALLGLILAGVTLLSARHSYFIGDVVAGGLFLFTGAIFPLEVLPVWLRPVGYALPITYWLELLRRALVGEVAQAFPTFATLSNETLLLVLVGSSLVFGAASLFIFRRCDFLARERGNLDITTNY from the coding sequence ATGAAGCGTTCGATTCCTCTGCGTTCTTTCCTCACCGCGGCATGGCTGGGCTGGCAAATCGAGTCCAACTGGACAGATCCCTTCCTGTTCGCCACCTACTCCATCGTCAAACCGGTAGCAGGGGCGGCAATTCTGGTCATCATGTACGCCATTGTCACCCAGGCGCAGTTCGACTCGCCGGTCTTTGCTTACCTCTTTCTGGGCAATGCCCTGTATCAGTACGTCCCGGCGGTATTGAGCGGGGTTTCGTGGACGATCATTGACGACCGCGAGCATTACCGCACGCTCAAGTATATCTATGTAGCGCCGGTGAACATCCCGTTCTACCTGTTCGGGCGGGCGGTGGCAAAGTTTATCATCGGCACGATTGGGGTGGTCATCACCATTGCCGCGGGGGTGCTTTTCCTGCACGTGCGCATCGACTGGGCCCAGGTGAACTGGGGACTGTTCTTCCTCTCACTGGTGCTGGGCATTATCATGATGGCACTGCTGGGGCTGATTCTCGCCGGAGTGACGCTGTTGAGCGCGCGCCATTCCTACTTCATCGGCGATGTGGTGGCAGGCGGGCTGTTCCTCTTCACCGGCGCGATTTTCCCGCTGGAAGTTCTGCCGGTGTGGCTCCGACCGGTGGGCTACGCCCTGCCCATCACTTACTGGCTGGAACTGCTGAGGCGTGCGCTGGTGGGAGAGGTTGCCCAAGCCTTCCCGACCTTTGCCACTCTTTCCAATGAAACCCTTCTGCTGGTGCTGGTGGGCTCGTCGCTGGTGTTTGGGGCGGCGTCGCTGTTCATCTTCCGCCGCTGTGATTTCCTCGCCCGCGAGCGCGGCAATCTGGACATCACCACGAATTACTGA